The proteins below are encoded in one region of Ricinus communis isolate WT05 ecotype wild-type chromosome 6, ASM1957865v1, whole genome shotgun sequence:
- the LOC8288666 gene encoding probable LRR receptor-like serine/threonine-protein kinase At3g47570 yields the protein MSMNDFGGKLDQHVANLSQKLETIFIDSNKIYGNIPAGIEVLVNLNVFDASNNKLSGTIPSSIGKLKNLQGIYLEKNNFSGSIPSSLGNLTSLAEILLSYNHLQGVIPSSLANCTTLVTLDLSNNNLTGSIPQKIFGMPSLSKDLDLSHNQFYGSLPNEVGNLKHLGSLALDHNILSGEIPSGLGSCASLERLDMSHNLFHGSIPSSLSSLRGIRKLNLSHNNLSGKIPMSLTGFSSEVRLDMSYNDLAGMVPIEGIFKNASAISLEGNTNLCGGIRALGLPVCTSQQQKRRLSVKLKIIVSVVSVIIGAGLVLACLFLWRSRKSKGDATSSSFEKELLRLSYQSLLKATNGFSSDNLIGSGGFGSVYKGILDQDGLVIAVKVLNLLRRGASKSFLVECEILRKTRHRNLVKVLTACAGVDYRGNDFKALVYEFMDNGSLDDWLHPTLGSDEVPKTLKFLQRLNIAIDVACALEYLHYHSGTPIVHCDLKPSNVLLDGEMTGHVSDFGLVKFLQDGKIDFSANHSSSVGARGTIGYCPPEYGLGSNISTSGDIFSFGILLLEMFTGKRPTDEMFTEGLSLHNFVNRALPEQVIKIIDPNMLGMQLSEDATSNHHRNLMNRRKDKLMECLTPIFEIGLSCSTESPQERMKIGDVVAQLSSVRNRFLGTRLPRQREV from the exons ATGAGCATGAATGACTTTGGAGGGAAGCTGGATCAACACGTTGCCAATCTTTCACAGAAGCTCGAGACGATTTTCATAGAtagcaataaaatatatggaaACATCCCAGCTGGAATAGAGGTTCTTGTTAACTTGAATGTCTTCGATGCTTCAAATAACAAACTCTCAGGTACAATTCCTTCCAGCATCGGAAAACTTAAGAATTTACAAGGAATTTatttggagaaaaataatttctcgGGTAGTATTCCATCCTCCCTTGGAAACTTGACAAGTTTGGCAGAAATTCTTCTATCATATAATCATCTTCAAGGAGTGATCCCTTCTAGTCTTGCGAATTGCACAACTTTGGTAACATTAGATCTTTCCAATAACAATCTTACTGGTTCCATACCTCAGAAAATCTTTGGAATGCCATCTTTATCAAAAGATCTCGATTTATCTCACAATCAGTTCTATGGTTCCCTTCCCAATGAAGTGGGAAACTTGAAACATTTAGGTTCGCTGGCCCTTGACCACAACATATTATCAGGAGAGATCCCCAGTGGTCTTGGCAGTTGTGCAAGTCTCGAACGATTAGATATGAGTCACAACTTGTTTCATGGATCTATTCCTTCGTCTTTAAGTTCATTGAGAGGCATTCGAAAACTGAATCTTTCTCACAACAATTTGTCAGGCAAGATTCCAATGTCTTTGACGGGCTTTAGTTCAGAAGTGCGGTTGGACATGTCTTATAACGATTTAGCAGGTATGGTACCAATAGAAGGCATTTTCAAGAATGCAAGTGCAATATCCCTAGAAGGAAATACGAATCTATGTGGTGGCATACGTGCGCTTGGCCTGCCTGTATGCACCTCTCAGCAACAGAAAAGGAGACTTTCTGTAAAGTTGAAAATAATAGTCTCTGTAGTTTCAGTAATTATAGGTGCAGGGCTAGTGCTTGCATGTTTATTTCTTTGGCGGTCAAGGAAAAGCAAAGGAGATGCCACATCAAGCTCTTTTGAGAAAGAACTGTTGAGGTTGTCTTATCAAAGTCTCCTTAAAGCTACAAATGGTTTTTCTTCGGATAATTTGATTGGTTCGGGTGGCTTCGGGTCTGTATACAAAGGGATTCTTGATCAAGATGGACTTGTAATTGCAGTGAAAGTGCTTAACCTTCTGCGTCGAGGAGCTTCAAAGAGTTTTCTAGTTGAATGCGAGATCTTAAGGAAGACCAGACATCGAAACCTTGTCAAAGTACTTACTGCTTGTGCAGGAGTTGATTATCGCGGTAATGATTTCAAAGCTTTGGTTTATGAATTCATGGATAATGGAAGCCTAGACGATTGGTTGCATCCAACTCTTGGATCAGATGAAGTGCCAAAGACTTTAAAATTTCTTCAGAGACTGAATATTGCCATTGATGTTGCATGTGCACTAGAGTATCTTCATTATCATTCTGGAACACCAATTGTCCATTGTGATCTAAAACCAAGCAATGTTCTTCTCGATGGAGAAATGACCGGTCATGTAAGCGATTTTGGATTAGTCAAGTTCCTTCAGGATGGAAAAATCGACTTTTCTGCAAATCATTCCAGCTCTGTTGGAGCTCGAGGAACTATTGGCTATTGTCCTCCAG AGTATGGCCTGGGAAGCAACATATCAACATCCGGTGACATATTCAGCTTTGGCATCCTCTTGCTGGAGATGTTCACAGGAAAAAGGCCTACTGACGAGATGTTTACAGAGGGATTAAGCCTTCACAATTTTGTCAATAGAGCGTTGCCTGAACAAGTGATAAAGATTATAGATCCCAATATGCTTGGAATGCAACTCAGTGAAGATGCAACATCGAATCATCATCGAAACTTAATGAACAGGAGGAAAGACAAACTTATGGAATGCTTGACCCCAATATTTGAAATTGGACTCTCCTGTTCTACTGAATCACCACAAGAGCGCATGAAAATCGGTGATGTTGTCGCGCAACTATCTTCTGTCAGAAACAGATTTCTGGGTACGCGATTACCCAGACAGAGAGAGGTTTGA
- the LOC125370390 gene encoding uncharacterized protein LOC125370390 translates to MPIIKGHKLDGYVLGAKLCPPEFMPRTTPGSTVKIPNLEYEEWLSNDQLLLEWLYNTMSLDIASQLMPRSTSKELWDATKELSGAHTRARIVYYKAELQKIRKGGMKMEEYLTTMKAITDNLSLAATPTTGHVIPIMAEGKIDRITEAQEADFVEEEAEAMEIKSCANFVIKEGTLPPSAGTGLIVIS, encoded by the exons ATGCCAATCATCAAAGGCCACAAACTAGATGGCTATGTCCTTGGCGCCAAGTTATGCCCTCCAGAATTCATGCCAAGAACAACACCAGGGAGTACAGTTAAAATACCAAATCTAGAGTATGAAGAGTGGCTTTCAAATGATCAATTGCTCTTGGAATGGCTATACAACACCATGAGTTTAGATATAGCTTCCCAACTAATGCCAAGATCAACATCAAAGGAGTTATGGGATGCAACAAAAGAATTATCAGGTGCGCATACAAGGGCAAGAATTGTCTACTACAAAGctgaattacaaaaaataaggAAAGGAGGAATGAAGATGGAGGAATACTTAACAACCATGAAAGCCATTACTGACAACCTTTCTTTGGCAG CAACACCAACAACAGGTCATGTAATTCCAATAATGGCAGAGGGCAAAATCGATCGAATTACAGAGGCACAAGAGGCAGATTTCGTGGAAGAGGAAGCAGAAGCAATGGAAATAAAATCTTGTGCCAACTTTGTGATAAAGGAGGGCACGCTGCCTCCATCTGCTGGAACAGGTTTGATCGTAATTTCTTAG